Proteins co-encoded in one Longimicrobium sp. genomic window:
- a CDS encoding di-trans,poly-cis-decaprenylcistransferase, whose amino-acid sequence MQSTLGLGRGGLHVAMIMDGNGRWANARGLPRVAGHRAGARAVRRVVEASPGLGVGTLTLYAFSSDNWQRPPREVGALMRLFRSYLASETAKLIENGVRLTVIGRRDRLPDVLARAIAGAEEATAGGGRLHLRLAIDYSARDAILRAAALAAGRETTRDEFAAHLGAAVGAGEPAPDVDLLIRSGGEQRLSDFLLWECAYAELHFTPRMWPDFDAGALGEAVAEFHRRERRFGRVMEKSA is encoded by the coding sequence ATGCAGAGCACTTTGGGTCTGGGACGGGGCGGGCTGCACGTCGCGATGATCATGGACGGCAACGGGCGCTGGGCCAACGCGCGCGGCCTTCCCCGCGTGGCCGGGCACCGCGCGGGCGCCAGGGCGGTGCGGCGCGTGGTCGAGGCGTCGCCCGGGCTGGGCGTCGGAACGCTGACGCTGTACGCGTTCAGCTCCGACAACTGGCAGCGTCCGCCGCGCGAGGTGGGCGCGCTGATGCGCCTCTTCCGCTCCTACCTCGCCAGCGAGACCGCGAAGCTGATCGAGAACGGCGTGCGGCTGACCGTGATCGGCCGGCGCGACCGGCTGCCGGACGTGCTGGCGCGCGCCATCGCCGGCGCGGAGGAGGCGACGGCGGGCGGCGGGCGGCTCCATCTCCGCCTGGCGATCGACTATTCCGCGCGCGACGCCATCCTCCGCGCCGCCGCCCTCGCCGCGGGCCGCGAGACGACGCGCGATGAGTTCGCCGCCCATCTGGGTGCCGCGGTGGGCGCGGGCGAGCCGGCGCCCGACGTCGACCTGCTGATCCGCAGCGGCGGCGAGCAGCGCCTGAGCGACTTCCTGCTCTGGGAGTGCGCGTACGCTGAGCTGCACTTCACCCCGCGCATGTGGCCGGACTTCGACGCCGGCGCGCTGGGCGAGGCCGTGGCCGAGTTCCATCGCCGCGAGCGCCGCTTCGGGCGGGTGA
- a CDS encoding transcriptional regulator: MADAARRTAADPLRSVAGGAEAGAPELDRLIHERVRLGIVSALAVNESLAFNELKDMMGLTDGNLSVHARKLEEAGYVECTKKFEGRVPRTEFRLTDAGRGALEAYLNHMEAIIQAVRDR; the protein is encoded by the coding sequence GTGGCTGACGCGGCACGCAGGACGGCGGCCGACCCGCTGCGCAGCGTTGCCGGGGGCGCCGAGGCGGGGGCGCCCGAGCTCGACCGGCTGATCCACGAGCGCGTGCGCCTGGGGATCGTGAGCGCGCTGGCGGTCAACGAGTCGCTGGCGTTCAACGAGCTCAAGGACATGATGGGGCTCACCGACGGCAACCTGAGCGTGCACGCCCGCAAGCTCGAGGAGGCCGGCTACGTGGAGTGCACCAAGAAGTTCGAGGGGCGCGTCCCCCGCACCGAGTTCCGGCTGACCGACGCCGGGCGCGGCGCCCTGGAGGCGTACCTCAACCACATGGAGGCGATCATCCAGGCCGTCCGCGACCGCTGA